AGGCATCAACAGTTCAGCCCTCCATtatttggggggtggggggtcagGGTAAGGAAGGTGTACACATTCATAGGAGAAGTGAAGATGGATGGTAGAGAGGTGGCCCAATGGGTAAAAGGATCCATCTGCTCTGCAGATCTGACctgtttgcagaaaaaaatgtgagcaaACCCACCGTCAGTGTCACCCACCCTCAGAAACACTGTTATGGTTTCATTCAaacctgacagaaaaaaagaaaaaatgcggGACACTgtcaaaagaataataaaactgCATTTAACGCACCCTtccatcaaataaaataaaattctttcTGTTTAACTTGTTGCAGTCCTGGTAAAATGTACACAGCTGTGAAAGAAGACTGTAACGGAAGATATGTTGATGCTCTTTTTATGATccatgaagggggggggggtccagaaataaaatatacttACTCTGCAAAATAGATACAATCATGACTGGGTATTCgaggagcaaaacaaaaacgatAAAAAAAGGTACATCGTGTCATTTCACTTTAATTTTTAGCCacatttaaaatcttaaaaatattcataaaaaggcaaaaaattCTCAGTCCCCAAAAATATTGTGTCATAGACTTAAGGAAGAAATATCTTCAACCTGAAACACTGCCCTTCCACCTTTTTGTACACAATTggcaaaaatatatagatatatatattaacagcAATAACTTaccattgttttaatttattcatttattgactTCTAGGATTTATGTTGCATCTCCCATAGGAAGGAAGCTTCAGTTCTTATTTTTAcatcacaaaaaatatttaaataaaaaataaaaacttctaaAACCCCAAAGCTGTAGTCCTGTCTTGCTCTCCTGTCTTGGCAGTTAGTCTTTTGGGGCAACTCGTCAGAGCATCAAGTCACACAGACGACATGGAGCCTGGGCTACATGTGGTCTAAACTGTTGTGGTTCATGTTCGTTCCCAGCTcctggttgttgttgctgctgccgtTGTTATTATTCCCACCCAACATGTCCGACGGCCCCCCCTGCCCGCCGTGCATCCCCGTCATCCCACTCAGCTGGGACATGATGGAGTTCTGGTCCGAGCTGAACTGACTGGGATCGACGGAACCGCCCGGCTGCTGCTGAGGTAACACTTGCTGCTGGGGTTGTGGGGGGTGGGGCGGCGCCATGCTGGGGTGATGCTGGCCTAGGTGGCCCGGGTGGGGCGAGCCAGTCTGGGTCTGCGGAGAGATGCGATGGGGTGAGGGCTGAGGTTGGGAGGAGGGTTGCATGCGGGGCGACGGGCTGGAGTGTGAGGGCTGCGACTGTGGCCTGGGCGAGGGCTGCGGCGACCTGACCTGACTGCTGAGCGACCCCGCTGGACCGAGTCCCCCTTGTCCTTGGAGATGGTGGGGGGACTGCGCCATCTGCTGTTGGGGACTCATGGGACTGCTGTGCTGGGCTGGAGAGCCCCCGCCAaggtgttgctgctgcagcagcctctGGTGGAGGTTCTGGTGAAGCATGCCTGGGGACGTCTGCGAAAGTGGGGGcccaccaccccctcccccaactCCACCTTGCTGTTGTTGACCCTGCCCTTGTCCGACTTGTACAGCCTGAAGCTggggtcctcctcctcctccactcggCCCTCCGTCTTGTCCTTGAAGTCCACCCAATGGattttgctgttgctgctgttgctgttgttgctgttgctgctgttgctgctgctgctgctgctgctgctgctgcatctgcatctgcaccCTTTGCTGGAGCGCTGCAGCTACTTGTGACATGGTGTTGGGGTAGCCTTGCTGCTGGCCTGGCCCACCCTGTGGTCCTCCTTGTGGCTGCTGAGGCCCCCCAACACCTCCAGCCCCTGGCTGGGGTTGGGAAGAAGGGGGTATTCCTGGCTGCCCCTGGCCAGGCTGCATGAAGCCTTGCTGGCCTTGCTGgccttgctgctgctggaacTGCCCGTGGTTGCccatctgttgctgctgctgctgttgttgttgttgttgttgttgctgctgaagaTGTCTTCTCATCAACATCTCTCTGAACTGTGTAGTCATGTTGCCTTGTTGCCCTGCTTGCATTGCCccctgttgttgctgttgttgttgttgttgctgctgcaacgCAGCCATTTGCTGTTGCTGTAGATTCCCAGGCAACATTGGgcgctgctgttgttgttgttgttgttgttgttgctgctgctgctgctgttgctgctgctgctgctgttgctgctgctgttgttgttgtagctgctGGAGCTGAGCCATGGTGGGCATattccctccccctgccccaccCTGGACCACGTTCATCCCTGGCTGGCCTGCCTGGTTCACATTAACTTGTTGTCCTTCCATGTTAGCAAGCTGGTTAGCCCCAGGCCCTCCGACACCCGGTAGCCCTCCAGCAGCCCCTTGGAACCTTACACCTCCAGGGGCCCCTTGCGGAGGCCCTCCTGGTCCTCCAGGACCACCCTGAGCCCCTTGATATCTGGCTGCTCTTTGTCTGATAAAAGCAGCCATAAGGGTTGGGTTGGAACGAAGGATGTTGAGGACTTGCTGTTGTTGAAGTGGTGAGCTTGGAGAACGCAGAGTTCGCAGAAGGTCTTGTAGTGCTGCCTGGGGTAGGTTTCCTGATCCAGCTACACCCGTTATTGGAGTAGGTGCCCCAGCTGCCCCTCCTGACACACCCATTACCTGCATCATCCCACGGTTTCCTGGCTGAGGTTGCTGCTGATTCATTGGCTGCTGTTGCTGAGCAGctcctggctgctgctgtggtgcCATGTGAGCCATCATGCCTGGCCGTTGTTGAGGATTCATGGCTGGTCCCCCAGGACCCCACTGCTGGTTTGTTGGCTGGAGTTGTCCACTGCCTGCCTGCTGAActtgctggagctgctgctgaacttgAGGCGGCAACTGCGCCTGAGGGCCACCTTGCTGCATCCCCGCTAGCATTCCCTGCTGCTGTGGGTCTAACATAGTCCTTCCGACAACTCCCTGAGTCTGGGGGGGCATGCCCTGGGCCCCAATGTGGGGCATGCCCATCTGGGCCTGGGTGTTTTGGTGGTGAGGATGTGGGGGTATCATGCCCCCCTGTCCCAAGCCACGGATCTGGGCTTGGGCCTGGGCCATCTGTCTCTGGGTCTCTGCTAAGCGCTGAATTTTTAGGGCCGTCTCTACAGCAGCCAAAGGGGGGCCTTGCTGTTGGCCTTGTACAGGCATGGATCCCTGACCTTGATTGGGTTGTTGCTGCTGCGGTGGGGTGGCTGGACCGAGTCCAGGTTTTCCCAGTGactggtggagaggagaggctcCAGGGGGTCTGGGGTTGTACGGAGGCAAACCACCAGTGTGCTGCGGCTGCTGGAGTTGCTGGACATTgggaggctgctgctggagctgaggcaccatctgctgctgaggagagtTCATcatcccccctccacctcctccacccactGGCTGAAACTGATGGAGATGGTGTTGGGGGGGCATGGCACCGCCTTGCTGCTGAACCTGTTGTTGCTGGCCTGGAGCTCCCATTCCCCCCATGCCAACCCCCTGTTGCTGTGGAAGTGCAGGCATGTTCCCCTGAGTGGGTGTTTGAGGGGTAGGAGGCTGTGTGCCCACAGATGTAGGGGTACCGGGACCAGTTGCTCCATTGTTGGCTCCAGGAGAGGGTAAGCCATTGCCCCCAGGAGCTCCTCCAGGAGCAGCCTGGCCCACTCTCTGCATGCTGGCCATCCGTCTTCTTAGCATCTGGGCCTGCTGGAGCCtgtgctgaagctgctgctgacggAGCTTGTGCTTGATGTTTAGGCAGAACGGGACCGGGCATTTGTTCTCCTGACAGTGCTTAGCGTGGTAGCAACAAAGCGCAATGAGCTGTTTGCAGATGGGGCAACCGCCattggtttttcttttgcagcctTTTGTGTGCTGAACAACCCGTTTCATCTTCTGGCAGGACGGCAGAGAGCAGTTGGCATTTCGACACTGACAGGCATGGACGAGGGACTGGATGCAACGCTGGATGCTGAGGCGCCGGGAGTCTCCGGGGCTCTGAGTGGTAGCGGCAGCCTGGTTGCTACTTTCATCATCCAAACCGAGGCCTAACTTCTCCATCTTGTGCTCGTGGCCCTTAGTGTTGTAACATGTGATGCAGAGGTCGTAATCCTGTGAGGGACGGCACGGATAAGACGGTTAGAAAATTtactattttttaaaagtaacaGGTTTTACAGTAACATCGTCAACTACAGCCTACATACTTTTTTTATACAACTCAACTATTACCTGTAACCACAAATACGACCCACTAAGGCAACTGTTGCCCAACTCACCTCACAGACAGTGCAGTGGAAACGAGTCTCCACGTGGTGCTTGCACTCATTGCAAGTGTAGACAAAGCGGTCCTGGCTTTGGTTATGCAACTCCACCAGCATGCACATGGAGCTCCACAAGGACCTCCTTAGCGAGCTGAACTCCAGGTGTTTGTCCCGGGCCAAAGTCAGAAAGGCATCACGGCCATCCATGAGGTCACATGCCATCAGGGGATCCGGGTCTGAAATAGGGGGCAAGGCATTTGCCATGGGGCCTGCGATCAGTCGGATCACAAAGAAAACCTAGGACATGGGGAAAATGGGGAGAACAgtctttaaaaacataattcatctCTATGCCAGCACAGATGCCAGAATTCAGTGTTGCTGTCTATTCATTATACTCCATTAGTAAGCTGCGTGTTTAGATAAAGTCATTTTAATTAGGATTTTCTTTtacctctttgtgtttttccatagTGGCATAGAGTTTCTGTGAAAGGTCATTGGAGACATTAGGCATCCCTGGCTTCTTCTTATTGGCTCGGCTCAAGCTGCTCTTGTTCTTACTCGTCTTCttattgttcttcttctttgcattTTTACTGTCACCTTTTGTATCCTGCACAAGAAAGGGGAGGGGGCAATCGGTAATCGACAAAGCTCATGTACAAAAGACATAAAGGCTCTTTAGGGCCATATGGATAAATCACAGCTTTCTTACATCAATACTCTCATTGGAAGTGCtgttctcctcccttttcctctcctcctcctcctgctctaaCTCTTTGATGCTCTCTTCCAGCACATTGGGCCAAAAGTCACCCTCAAAGTAAGGCAGCTCCTTCGCACTGGTCAGACGATCCTCTGTTGCCTGCTTGAAGATATCCTTTAAAAGGTACATTGAAAACAAAGTTAGTGTTTTGCATTGATATAGTCTAAATCACCTATAGCAGCAACTATATCACAGATGTTCATCATCATAGCTGtgcagaatatattttttaacatgtagTCTTAACTTAGCAGCTACATTCCAAAAACACAGGAGTGAAGTCGAATGCTGCCTCTTTACCTTGTAGTCGTGCACTATCCGCTCCGCCACAGCTTTATCCAACATCTTCTTGTACCATTCCTGAAGACGTTTGGGCTTCGGAATCTTCTGATCCATAGGGTGACAGTGGAAGATGTAGTCGTCCCCTTCACTAGGTGGGCAGGCCCAGATGTGGCCAGTGGTGTAGCTGAGGAGGACACGCGAAAGATAGGAAATGATGAACATGATAAATGTATAGCGCTGTGACtggacagaataaaaaatttGTTCACATGCTCGTTTGTGAGTACAAgaatggacaaaaataaaagtcttctTTGAGCAGGAGCACTCACCCCAACCTCCTGACATATTCCAAGTACCCAATGAGGATTTCGTGGTAAACTGCTGTTCTTAGAGCGCGAGGCCGAAAGAAGTGTACACTGTCCAGGTAGGAGATGTACACTCGCCTGAGTGGGTGAAAGAGGGAATATAGATATATCACAGCAGCTGAAACTGAAGTTTAAGTTTATCCTTAAAGGATAAAGACCTTGGTATAATGATGTCCTTACCTCTGGTTGGGCTGAGGACAGTCAGATCCATACTCCTGAACATGCATACCAAAGAAGCAGACGTCTGCACCGTCGATGTCCTCAAATGCAAAAAGGGCTTTTGTCCTGTATGGGAAAGACTCCGACATCTCTCCGCTGTCCACAAATCTGAAGGTACAAACAAGGGTGTATACACTTACTGACTGTAAAACACAGAACCCCAAAACTCAACTGTGTTTGTATTATAGCCTgtgacttttcctttttacatcAACAATGAAATCCTGGCATTCACAATTTTCACGGTGGGAAATTTCTACAAGcagaagacacaaaaaaaaagagtctgatTTTCAAGTCAGTCTCTTCTACCAGCTTCTACACAGGAAAAGACAGACGTCTATTCTAAGTTtgactgtttcttcttcctgtacCTGGACTTCATGCCTGGTTTAACCTCCACCACTTTATCAGAGACATGGACGACGCGAATGGCGACTTCTCCAGTCTCCGGCTGGCTCTGACGCTTTATGAAGTCATTTACCCTCGTCTCCAGGTAACTGCCCAACTTAGTCTGAGGCAACCCTGTTTGGGAGAAAGCCAGGCAAAACATTGCAATTTTAGTTTAGGTAGGTGATAACAATTGTTAAAACAGCAGGGAGATGTATGACTGAAAGCTAAGTATGAAGAGCACAACTCCCAATCAATTTGGGACATTTTTTCCATATCTGTATATAGCTGTAAATGTGACGCACTGcgcaaagcaataaaaaaattcagaaagTAACCAAGCCAGCATGTCAGAGGAAAACTTAAGGGGAAGCATATTTTCTGGTTGACTACATCTACATTATGGAACTACAGTTTCAGATTTGAGTCTCCAGTCAGTAAATGGTGATGACATGAGAATAGCGTTTGacagaagatagatagatagatagttactttatttatcccaagctgggaaattccggtgtaacagcagcacgtttcacacagcagtCTCATATGAATGGGTCAAATTAGGATTTAACACAACTTcagaatgaaaacagttttcatcagtttttttttttatgaaaggaGTATACAAGTACAAAACAGGACATTGTCAAAAAGTGGGGTAGAGGCATTGCCACTTACGTTTGGCACAATATTTGTTCTCTTTCCTTgtcttgtttgtcttctttaaaCAGCCATcgcagacaaaactgaggtaCAGCAATGACAAAAGTGGTCAAGTCAGTCAAAttacggggaaaaaaaagaaataataatattgaagaCAGAACGACTGGAATTAGGAAAAGCTACTCACCCCGATGGCCAGATGGTTTCATGGTGTAGGACACAAATCTGGTGCATCCTGCGCCCACAGTCCAAACATTCAACAAGCCTGGGAAGACAgagattaaaattaaaattacacATTTAGTCCTTGAGAGATATTTGGCTATCAGCAGGCTGTTACACTTACAGTTCAGGGTCCAGTGtgtcgttcttcttcttctcaaactGATCCTTGTTAATCGATCTATGATTACAAGGAGTGcatcaaaaaaaaggaaaagaaaaaggatttgtcaaaacatgtcaagttaaagtttcatattcatcacaagtttttctttactctttcCTATACTTTTCCTCACATTAACTGGATCTTAAATAATTTTTTGCAGTAACTTTTCTATACGCAGTGAGTCttctatcacacatcacacCCTGAAGAGACAGTCGTCAGTTGGGGGTATTcaatgtcttgcccaaggacgcttcggcatgcggactggaggacgccagggatcgaaccaccaaccttgtGGTTAGTAGACGACCCACTCTACCACCTGAACCACAGCTGCCCTAATTAGGCCGCCAATAAGGCTGCTATAACATTACACAGCATGGTAGGATTGTTCTGAATCCATACACAGTGTTCTTATAAACTCTTATTTTCTATCCAATACTTTCCTACAGGAATGCTAGTGATGAGTTTGCCCCTCATTACACAAGGCATATAAATGTCACTCTTTGGGAGAGCATGCTGAGAATCACATGAATTTAGTAGAGTAAGTGATAATGCAGCAAACCATgtcttttgaagaaaaatacaagGATGAATATTGTAAAGTAAGTAATGTTTCCTGCCACTGCGATGTCCTGACAAAATGTATATCAACAGACTAGTCAAAGGAGATTCTAGGCAAAAAATAAGTCACTAAGGTTTTGcatgaaaagcatcagatcAGAGTAAACCGTTTCAAATatgattgttaaaaaaaaagagatagaaAAACCTTAAAATATTTGCAACTTCTATCTTGAATGGAGGGTCGCTGGAGCTAATTGGTTTACAAAGAGGAAAAATTTTGCGTTTCAAAGTTAGTGTATGATCCCTTGTCAAACTGTGGAATTATCGTCCATGTTAAATGCAGCAATACTTACGTTTGTGGCTGGGTTGGGTCATCGCCCAGGGAAACCGTCTCTCCCTGGATCTCGTTGAAGCACTTCTCACAGAAGTGGTACCTGTTAGCAATAAGCCCAAATTTTGGTGAACTACACCGTTCCCCACagcacagccaatcacagacagCGCACGGGAGGGCAGTCACCAAATGGGACGGGGTTGGGGTAAGGCAGGTTGCCACAAGCGAAGCAAGCAGGAAGTAGGAGCGCAGCACAGCAGGGAGTCGTCATCGCAACAGCCAGTCATAATTTTTGAGGGGCAAGGATGAGAGGATGGGGGTGGGTTTGGAGGTGCATGGTTGGTCAAGATAAAAGCAAGCCAATGTTGACATCACAGCCATTGGAAGGGAGGACAGACAAGTCATATAGACCCGGAACAGGacgagacaaaaacaagacaacacacagcagagagccGAGGCAAAGCACAGATTAGCAATCAGGACATGACAGGATGAGCAACAGCAACCACCATGACAGCCAACCGAGCAGGAGCCAGTCAGTGTGAGCTCAACGGAAGAAGCAGGAGGTTGTAGCACAGGACATAATACAGACACTGAACAAATAAGAACAGACAACTGCTTAGCTGTTCATTCAAACAGTTCATTTTAAAGTCCGTCCTTTCACATTCCAGCATGGTTTTTATTGGTGTGTTAAAAGACAGAGcgcaggttaaaaaaaacgtatttttcttttctaaaggAATGCGAACTTCATAAAGGCACAGGTCAACATGGTTGAACAAGCGTTTGCTTCTTTGGTTAGTCTGTGAGCCCTTTTTCTGTACCAAATgacaaatactttttcaaaCGTTGTGTCGATCTGcgatttaaaatgtgtttttattggaaAATAATATCTTAGAGAATGTGAGGAGAGGACTGTTAAAATGCCAGTGCATTAGGAAACACATGAAGGTGTAAACAGGGAAAATGAAGTGAAGGGAAGCCTTTAGGGAAGCACATTTCATTCAATGAAAACTGATAAAAATGCTAATATGTACCTCACTGAATTGAACATATACCCTTTTTTTTAGACAGTCTATCAGTAAATAATGTCCACTTAACCTAAAGTCTAATTGCTTCCTCAATTACCCTGTCCTCCACTCGTGGTTATTACATGGGTAATTCCCTCCCTCCATACCTGTTCTGGTAGCTGAAATAAGCAGCATCTCGGGGAATAGTGCATAGCTGCTTTCCAtagcagcacagtgtctgaggaGAGAACTCCAACTGAtggacagaaacaaagaaatagaTTAGGAATGTATTCATCTCTACACCATCAACAGTAGTTATTTTAATCCAGGGTAAACTGAATGAGATGAAGACGCTACTGAGCTCCCAGTGTTAGTTTACATTAATGATCTTTAAGGGAAACAAACATAGCTTCCCCAAGATTCCCCAACAGCTTGTGTCATATAACCTTCTAGTTTAATCATATTGTGATACTTTTATCGTATCACGTTAACATTTATCATTCAAATAAATTACCTGGAGAAAAATCTTGACTtgatggtatttttttaaatttgcaagAATAGAGACAAACCCTCATccacacagcagctgtaaaGTGGGGCTGAAGTCCACTCATTTCTGTTAGgctaagtttaaaaaaaaaaaaaaaaatgtttaagaaatTACATCTGCCATCAAGTgctactttgttttttctcattgtcaGAAGTCAAGCTCGGAGGCAGCCTCTCATAACAAGGGCCAATCAGTTGTTATTTGTCTGCAAAACCAAAAATAGCAGAGTCTAATGAGAGCTGAAATGTGATATGGCAGTGGTATGCCCAAGGCCAAATTTAGCTATGAAGCCACTTCACTGCTTCCATTTTCAGATGTGAATGAGGGGAGTTAATTTTCCCATCTGAAGCATACTCCGACCATTCATGCCCACTGCCTTTTGCAGGCATACTGTGCGTATAGACATATTTTCAACATTGGATTGGTGTAATTACACAGATCactacaaaatgtttttgataagAAAAAGCATGTGTTGATTAAGAGTCAGGGGGCCTAGGTAACAAAGGACTACAAATCTCCTGACTTCTAGCTTTATAAATAAAGCAGCAGGACTCTATAAAGGAGAGCCATCCAATGACAAGTttaacctaaaaaaataaaaagtcagacAACATGTGTTCCTTACCCTTATGCTACCTCCACACTTTCCTTGTTTTGTACAATAATCACCgtcaacaacacacatttccacttcCACCCATTTAGCCAGTTATGCACgctctcctcaccttcctgcCACAACAGTAGCC
This Scophthalmus maximus strain ysfricsl-2021 chromosome 16, ASM2237912v1, whole genome shotgun sequence DNA region includes the following protein-coding sequences:
- the ep300a gene encoding histone acetyltransferase p300 isoform X3; the protein is MAENVLDSGPPSAKRPKLSSPALSASASDGNDLGSLLELDLPDELISSNESGLVNGGDLSQLHTTLGGGPAGLGPGGGGGGPGGMGLGGGPGGVAGGQDAVAKHKQLSELLRSGAPASTQQGHQGAMGSPGGPTAMGQHLANMKAPPGQGPQQMMGQGQQQQHLSPQQQASMMQQQQNAAAGMMGGMNRAMMGVQQKGNNGQQQPGMIGNQVMNGSPRMGFGNQGMGGNSNLLAETLQQQGAGGQAGMRGQQPGAMNKMGMMGNPGGPFGGPYAGQGNQGLGGAGLGPQLQNKGPMANNMAPFNVDKKTQPMQGMASMQGSQQSQASVGGPSGAPVGGAPGMVPNAQAGLMGPGAQVSAASAAAGAPPTADPEKRKLIQQQLVLLLHAHKCQRREQANGEVRQCNLPHCRTMKNVLNHMTHCQAGKSCQVAHCASSRQIISHWKNCTRHDCPVCLPLKNAGDKRNPQSLLGGAGAGLGSSLGAVAGGQPSAPSLNPPSQIDPSSIERAYAALGLTYQGNQIQPQTAQPNMTNQGLQGQTGMRPLNPMSANPMGVNGGVGASAQSQQANLLQDTMMHLNVNTQGLLNDAVGVGSLPTAAPPSAAGMRKSWHADITQDLRNHLVHKLVQAIFPTPDPAALKDRRMENLVAYARKVEGDMYESANSRAEYYHLLAEKIYKIQKELEEKRRTRLQKQGLGLGPAGMGQPSPGLPPNGPLPDPSLVRPAVPNQMVNRMQSPGMNQFNQMGMQSMAQRSTPPLPMGASGNQMGMVGSRMAQPNVNQIQNQYLPQGQFTGSGPGVGTAQPGIAQPGAQAGMAQTQMGTPPSLPVASPLAQPGSAGGPSSVSGVGPMGPQSVGGGGPNLSAGAPPSSMTPSNTNQQPNSIPHLGAMRGSPSPAHSRSPTPHQTPPRLAGSQTPQPHTPNAPQLAPPSVPQQNQLGQGPGSNKSLQQQHIGQAGSTTPSHPGLSSNSTPHGSQLPRTPLSQKGSFPADSQALTPASVSSLDTSSQQPQSNASANNLDPKMEVKQQDEDEESDAGSCSKGGKLSNLKTEEKLVKLELKKEECCGEGGKGVPMDTSSTMQTSCVKTEDRKPEVKKEVKEEEETSESATPQAQVKKKIFKPEELRQALMPTLESLYRQDPESLPFRMPVDPQLLCIPDYFDIVKNPMDLSTIKRKLDTGQYQDPWQYVDDIWLMFNNAWLYNRKTSRVYKFCSKLAEVFEQEIDPVMQSLGYCCGRKLEFSPQTLCCYGKQLCTIPRDAAYFSYQNSSPKFGLIANRYHFCEKCFNEIQGETVSLGDDPTQPQTSSDPPFKIEVANILRSINKDQFEKKKNDTLDPELLVECLDCGRRMHQICVLHHETIWPSGFVCDGCLKKTNKTRKENKYCAKRLPQTKLGSYLETRVNDFIKRQSQPETGEVAIRVVHVSDKVVEVKPGMKSRFVDSGEMSESFPYRTKALFAFEDIDGADVCFFGMHVQEYGSDCPQPNQRRVYISYLDSVHFFRPRALRTAVYHEILIGYLEYVRRLGYTTGHIWACPPSEGDDYIFHCHPMDQKIPKPKRLQEWYKKMLDKAVAERIVHDYKDIFKQATEDRLTSAKELPYFEGDFWPNVLEESIKELEQEEEERKREENSTSNESIDDTKGDSKNAKKKNNKKTSKNKSSLSRANKKKPGMPNVSNDLSQKLYATMEKHKEVFFVIRLIAGPMANALPPISDPDPLMACDLMDGRDAFLTLARDKHLEFSSLRRSLWSSMCMLVELHNQSQDRFVYTCNECKHHVETRFHCTVCEDYDLCITCYNTKGHEHKMEKLGLGLDDESSNQAAATTQSPGDSRRLSIQRCIQSLVHACQCRNANCSLPSCQKMKRVVQHTKGCKRKTNGGCPICKQLIALCCYHAKHCQENKCPVPFCLNIKHKLRQQQLQHRLQQAQMLRRRMASMQRVGQAAPGGAPGGNGLPSPGANNGATGPGTPTSVGTQPPTPQTPTQGNMPALPQQQGVGMGGMGAPGQQQQVQQQGGAMPPQHHLHQFQPVGGGGGGGMMNSPQQQMVPQLQQQPPNVQQLQQPQHTGGLPPYNPRPPGASPLHQSLGKPGLGPATPPQQQQPNQGQGSMPVQGQQQGPPLAAVETALKIQRLAETQRQMAQAQAQIRGLGQGGMIPPHPHHQNTQAQMGMPHIGAQGMPPQTQGVVGRTMLDPQQQGMLAGMQQGGPQAQLPPQVQQQLQQVQQAGSGQLQPTNQQWGPGGPAMNPQQRPGMMAHMAPQQQPGAAQQQQPMNQQQPQPGNRGMMQVMGVSGGAAGAPTPITGVAGSGNLPQAALQDLLRTLRSPSSPLQQQQVLNILRSNPTLMAAFIRQRAARYQGAQGGPGGPGGPPQGAPGGVRFQGAAGGLPGVGGPGANQLANMEGQQVNVNQAGQPGMNVVQGGAGGGNMPTMAQLQQLQQQQQQQQQQQQQQQQQQQQQQQQQQQQRPMLPGNLQQQQMAALQQQQQQQQQQQGAMQAGQQGNMTTQFREMLMRRHLQQQQQQQQQQQQQQQMGNHGQFQQQQGQQGQQGFMQPGQGQPGIPPSSQPQPGAGGVGGPQQPQGGPQGGPGQQQGYPNTMSQVAAALQQRVQMQMQQQQQQQQQQQQQQQQQQQQQQQNPLGGLQGQDGGPSGGGGGPQLQAVQVGQGQGQQQQGGVGGGGGGPPLSQTSPGMLHQNLHQRLLQQQHLGGGSPAQHSSPMSPQQQMAQSPHHLQGQGGLGPAGSLSSQVRSPQPSPRPQSQPSHSSPSPRMQPSSQPQPSPHRISPQTQTGSPHPGHLGQHHPSMAPPHPPQPQQQVLPQQQPGGSVDPSQFSSDQNSIMSQLSGMTGMHGGQGGPSDMLGGNNNNGSSNNNQELGTNMNHNSLDHM